The genomic segment CTTGCCCTGCCACAACTCGAGGAAGAGGTGTGGCTCCTCCATTGGAAAATGAATCCCCGCGGCAACGATTGGTAGAGTGGGGACGCCTAGGGAGGGTCCGCCCGCTCCAGGCTCGCTGGGGACTTCACCCTCGAGGAAAGTGAAGGCGATGCCGTCAGCGTATCGTTTGACGTCGCCGCCCTGCTCCAGCACCAAGGACAACTGAAGGTCCTCTACGCTCAGCTCGGTTGGCAGCCAGGCAGCGCTCACCTGACTTTGCTGCTGGAGCAGGCTGAGCGTCGCACCCTGGAGTTTGGCGTCCCCGATCAGCTTGAAACGGTCCCAGGATAGGGTGCTACACGCTGCGAGGTTCGGCGTATCGAGGCTTTGCTCACCGGCGTTCTCACTGTTCGCTGGGCCCTTCGCTTCGCCTTCTTTCGAACTTTGGAGTTGCTTACATCCGAGCAGACTCACACCGAGGCACAACAAGAGCACAACGCTGCTTCGCATAGGGGCGCGCTCACTAATCGAAGCGTGCCTGGCGTGTCAACGGCTAGCGGGAGCCAGACGCTTTATTTTCGCGCGGTAACCAAACACTGAACCGCGCACCTTGCCCCACCTCGGACTCGAGCGTCACTTTGCCGCCGTGGGCTCGCGCGACGGTGTCCACGATTGCCAGCCCGAGGCCGGTGCCGCCTTGTTCGGCCTCGGTGGTGTAAAAGCGTTCGAAGATCTTGTCGCGGCGTGCTTCAGGTACGCCTGGGCCTTGATCTGCCACGCTCACCACGATGCCGCGAGGAAACTCGTGGGCGGTGACGATCACCGGCTGGTCCTTTGGGGAGTAGCGCTGCGCGTTCTCGATCAGGTTCGTGAACGCCGTCTCCAGATCTTCTTCTCGGCCGCGCACCCAGGTGTGTCGCGCCTGGAAGTAGAGCTCCACCTTGTGCGTAGAGGAGTCGTCTGCTTCATGAGCGTTCAGTCGCTTGCAGACGCGTTCGAGCAGCGAGTGCAGGTCGACGAGCGTCATGCCTTCCACCCGTGACTCGATGCGGCTCAAGAGCAGCAAGCGACTCACCAGTCGGTCCAGGCGCTGAGTATCCAGCAGGATGTTGTTGAGGAAGCGTTCCCGCGCGTCGGGGTCCTCGTGTGCACCCTCAGCCAACAGCTCAGCGGCGCCGCGAATCGAGGTCAGCGGTGACTTGAACTCGTGGGCTACGTCAGCCGCAAACTCGGAGATGTAGTTGAGGCGCGAGTCGAGCTCCTCGGTCATCGTGCGGAAGCTATGGGAGAGCTCGCGGATCTCTCCGCTGCCACCGACGGGCAAGGCGACTCCGCGCTCACCCGCGGCGATGCGTTTCGCTGCGCGTGACAGCCGACTGAGCGGCCGCGAGATAGAGAAAGCGAGCAGCAAGGTAATGCCGGTGCTCAACACCAGAGCAACCGTCAGCACCTTGAACAATCCCGCGCGGATACGATACAGCTCGAGCAGCACCGGTCGCGTGGAGCGCGTGACGTAGACCACGCCCGCCACCTCGTCTGGGGTGGCAGGTGACATCACCGGGGTCGTGGCAAACAGAAAGACGGCTTGGGGTCGGTGGGCGAGGCGCGTTTGAGCGGCGTCTTTGCCCTTGCGAGCAGCCACGACCTCGCTCCGCTCGGGGATGTCTGGCCAGGTCGTCTTGGCGCCGCTGCGGAGCACGCGGTAGCCCTGTTCTCGCGTGGAGACATCGACCCAGTGGGGGGGCTCAGGTTCGGGGCCCTCTGGAGGTCCATCGCGATGTGAGTCGATCAAGACCACGCCTTCAGCGTCCAGGATCCGCACGCGCGTGCGCGTGCGTTTGGCCGCTGTCTCCAAGATCGCCCGGTGCCGGGCGTCTCCTAGCTCGATGCTGTTTCTGAGGTCCTCCTCGAGCAGCGCGCGCGTGAGCGCGGCTTGGTCATTCATGTCGCGCTCGAGAGCGCTCAGCAGCTGGCGTTCGTAGATGCGCGCGAACTCGAGGCCAGCTACGGGCACTAGCACGACGGTGACGTTGATCAGGAGCAAGCGCAGCCAGATCCGCCCAAGCTTGTTCGTGAGCCACTCCCGCACGCCAAAACCCGTAGCGCGCGTGGAACTCGACGACGACTGCGCGCTCTCGCCGTTACCGTCCGGAAGCATCAGGCCTCCGCGGCCTTGTACCCGACGCCGTGAACCGTGGTGATTGGGTCGAAGCCGAGCTCCTTGAACTTCTTGCGGATGCGCCTGATATGCGTGTCGATGGTGCGTTCGGTCACGAGCGCGCTGTCGGCGTAGCCGCGATCCATCAGCTGCGCGCGGCTGAGCACGATGCCTGGGCGCTCGAGCAGCGCGGCCAGCACGCCAAACTCCGTGGGTGTTAGATCGACGCGGGCGCCAGCGAAGCGCACTTCGTGGCGTTCGAAGTCGATGGCGATGTGCGCGTGCTCGACCTTCGTTCCGCGGTTTTCGGAGCGCTCGGTCGCCTCGGCGTCAGCTGACGCCTCCTGGCTCCTGGGCGCTTCACTCGCCATTTGTTTGGCCATGGCCAGGGCATCTTCGAAGCGACGCAGCACGGCTCGCACGCGGGCCACGAGCTCTCGAGGCGAGAACGGCTTGGTCAGGTAGTCGTCTCCCCCGAGCTCGAGCCCTACGATGCGATCCACTTCTTCGCCCCGCGCGGACAAGAAGAGCACCGGCACCCGAGAGCGGCGCTTGAGTTGACGGCAAACCTCCAGGCCGTCGATCTCTGGGAGCATGACGTCGAGCACGACGAGCTCCGGTGGATCGCGCTCCGCGAGCTCCAGCGCGCGCTGCCCGTCTTCAGCGACGCTGACGCGGAAGCCTTCGCGGCTCAACGCGTACTGAACCACCTCGCGGATACGCGCTTCGTCATCAACGACCAGGATGTGCTTCGAACTCAAGCGCTGCTTCCGTATGGTTATGCGGCTGGAGCTTCACCGTGGCTCAGGTCCGCGTCGTCTGCTGGGGGTGGGCTCGGAGTATAGTCTTCGCTGGCTTCGCTCAGGCCTTCGATGCGCGCCCAAAGCTCGCTCACGATATCACCGACTCCTTCGGCGGACGAACCGCTTAGCCGCACCAGGACCAGCTGGGTGCGTAACGCGGAGACGAGCTCCGCCAGTTCCTCCAGCGCCCGCGCGTCGCGCTCCGCTAGCTGGTAGAGGCGCCGCACGTTCTCGAGGTGCAAGCGCGCGGAGGCCCGGAGGCGCGAGGGGGCGCCCTGACGCTCCAGCTGCTCGAGCTTGCGTTCGGCGGTGCCCAGGTGGAACGCATCGCGGTGGAGCAGCTCCACCAGCTCCTGGTGTCGCGCCGCCACCCGGTTCACCTCGTCCAAGATGCTCTGCGCGGACTGCGCGTTGAGCAGGCGCTCGAGAGGTGAACCGGTCACGGATCCGACGCCTTCTTCGAGTGCGACCCGAATGCGTGTGACGACTTCGTAGGCCTGCAAGTCGTAGCGTGGAGGCTCCTTCTTCGCTGTCCACGCGATGGGCGCCCACAGCGGCCACAGCGGGATCGCCGTGAGTGCGTTCACGAGCGCCGTCCGATCCTTTCGCTCCGCTCGGCGGTAGAGCGCCACTGCGCAGGCGACCCCAGCCGCCAAGTAGAGCAGCGACAGGTCGAGCAGCCTCATGGTGTCGCTCCGTACGCCGCTTGCGATGGCGTGCCGTCATCGGCCACAGGGATCGCCGGTTCGATCACCGGCTGCGGCGTGTCGGTTTCGGGCTTTGCCACCTCGGTCCCAGGCCCGACGTCGAGGGTCTTGGGGGTGAGGTCCTGCACTTCCTGACGGATACGCGCTTCGGGGTCCGTTGCGGCCTCGGTTGCAGTGCCGTGGGTTGCAGGGCCGCGGGTTGCTGGCAGCCTTTGGGCTCCACGCGTCGCTTGCTCCTCCCAGTCGTCGGTCGCATTCGCGCTGAGTGCTCGACTTCGTCCGTAGATCCCCACGGCAGACTTGCTGCTGGTGAACACCGAGTCGGCGAAGGTGCCTTCACGGGCGCGCACGAAGGGCACGCTATCTTGCGACGGCCGCCCGAAGAACGGTCGCAGCATCCATGCGGTTTGCCCGAGCACTCCAAAAAACACGATGCCGCAGGTCATGGCAGTCGCCAGTGCGCGCCAGGACCCTTCCAGTCCTCGCCAGATGATGCCCAGCGCCGCGAGGCCCGACGTGAGGTACATCAACACAGCAGTCAGCACCGACGCGTGGTAGCCGAGCCCCCGATCAACGGCGAGCCACAGCACCGGCGCGCACGCCAGGAGCACGAGCGCGGCGCGCGCTGCGGCGGCGAGGGTCAATGCGGCGACACTAGAGAAGCTCCGGCGTCCTCCAAAGCCCACAACCAATGCGTGGAACGCTGGCACGCACACGACCAACGTCGCAAACAGCGCCATCGGCAACTTGAGCGCAGAGAAGGCGATCTGCGCTCCTCCACGAAAGCTCCCAAGCACGCCTCCAAACACCGCTGCACCCACGCCGAGACAGGCCACGGAAGTCAGCGCGAGCTCTCGCAGCCCCTCAGGGCGATCGCAACGCTCGGCTATTTCCGCGGGGTCACGCAGCAGCGCGGACAGGATCGCGGCGCTCATCACGCACCTCCCAGGATGGGCAGCAGCGCTCCCCAGACTCGAGTTGCCAAGGCAATCGCGAACAGCGCGAAGCCGCCTGCAACGGCCATTGCGCCCAGCGCGGACTCCGCCTTGCCAGCAAAGCCTTGGCGCAACACATCTGCGAGCATGCGCAGGAGCGCCACCCCGCCGCCCAGCCAAAGGCCGACGGTGACCGCTCCAGCTGCCGCGCCGGAAGACTCGCTGCTCACCACGAAGAGTGCCGCGGCGGGCGCCAGCCCCGCGAGCAGAACGCCTGCGCTCGCGACGCTGCGTGCGACGCTGCCAGCGATGGCGTGTCCGTCGATCGGAGCGCGGCACATCGACAAGAAGACGAACACCGATGGTGCGCCGACCAGCGCCACCAGAATCAAGCCCAGCGGTACGCCAACCGCGTGCTGAAACAGGCTCTGCGCGCCGACTCGTGCGCCAAGCGCGACCCCATACAAGCTCGAAAGCCCAAGCCCAATGCACACTCGGCGCGCGATCTCCCGCCCGCTCGCCTTTTCGTCGAGCGCGATCAGGCGCGTAGCCCAGCCCGCCGGGGCTTCGCGCTTTGCCGTGGGGATCTTCGGAATGCCAGGGAAGGCGCCTGGCGCCGTCTCACTGTTCGTTGTGCCGCTCTGTGGAGCGCAGTCCACCGTTCCTACCACCATGTCATCCTCCGTCGTGCCTCGCGCAGGCTCTGCGCGTGGGGCGGTCTCCCTCCGCCAACCCTGTTCTTTCTAGACGCCGGATGCGGCGCCTCGAGGGAGGCGGCGCGGCGATGTGGCGGAACAAATGTGGCGACGCCCCGCCTGTCTGCGCCAAATGTGGCGAAGATGTGGCGGCCGGCGCGTTTCCCAGGCAGAAGCCGGGGTATGACTCGGCCGAGCTTCTCCACACGCGTCTCTGGCGAGGCCTCGCCGAGCTCTTGGGCGCTCGCAGTCGCCGAGGCGCAGGCACACGGTGGCATTCGTCTAGACCTCACCCTGTCCAACCCGACCCGCGCCGGTATCGAGTTTCCGGAGCGATTGCTGCAGGGGCTGAGCGATCCGCGCGGTAACATGTACGTCCCGCGCGCGCTGGGCGAACACGCCACCCGCCGCTCGGTCGCCGACCTCTACAACGCCCGAGGGTTCGCCGTGCGAGCGGAAGACGTCGTGCTCACAGCTAGCACGAGCGAGGCCTACGCGTTCCTCTTCAAGCTGTTCTGCGATCCGGGAGATCGCGTGCTCGCTCCCACGCCCAGCTACCCGCTGTTCGAACACCTGGCGAGGCTCGAGTCGGTGGAACTCGAGCCTTATGAACTGACTTACGATGGGGACTGGCACCTTGCGGCGAACGCGCTGCCGAGTCACTCAGAATGCGTTTCCATGCGGATCAAGCTTGCGCTTGCGGTCAGCCCCAACAACCCGACGGGCAGCTGCCTCTCTCACGAGGAGCTCGCGCGCCTGGCGGCGTCGGCGGGGGTCGTGGTCAGCGACGAGGTCTTCGCGAGCTACCCGCTCACCGACCAGCTGCTGCCGAGCGCGCTCGACTGCGACCCCAGCGTGCCTCGAGTCGTACTCGGGGGCCTATCCAAGGAACTCGCGCTGCCTCAGCTCAAGCTCGGCTGGATGATCCTGGGGGGACCGGAAGACTTTCGCGAGGCCACCCGCCAGCGTCTCGAGCTGATTTGCGACACCTTCCTCTCGGTGAACACGCCGGTTCAGCTTGCGTTGAACGAGCTAATCCGTGCGGCAACGCCAATACGCGCTAGCATAGCGGAACGCGTGCAACAGAACTACGCGAGCATTCGGCAGGCGCTTCAGAGCACCTCTGCCAGTCTGCTCCGAGCCACGGGGGGCTGGTACGCCTGCGTGCGCCTTCCGGGCACGCGGGATGACGAGGACTGGGCGATGCGTCTGTTGCAGCGGGGGGTACTGGTGCAACCCGGCTACTTCTACGATCTCGGGTTCCCGGCAAGCATCGTGCTGAGTCTCCTCACGGAGCCCCAAGATTTGGATCAGGGGGTGAGGGAGCTCTGCGAGGCGCTGGCTGACGTCTGAGCTTCAGCCAGCGCTGGGAGTGAGTCCGTAGCGCTTGAGCTTGCGGTACAGGGTTGCGCGCGGGATCTTCAGTGCGCGGGACACCGCGCTGACATTCCAGCGGTGTTGCGCCAGTGCCTCGGAGATGCGGTCCACTTCCGTCGCCTCGAACTCGCGCCGGCTCTTGGCCTTGCGCTCGCTCTTCTTGCCTCCGGGCAGGTGGAGGTCGGCCGCCCTTAGCTGGTCACCCGCGCCGAGCAGTACGGCGTTGGTGAGTACGTTCTCGAGCTCCCGCACGTTGCCCGGCCAGCTGTAGCCGAGCAGCGCCTTGACGGCGTCCTTTCCGAGTGCTGGTGGCTCGCGATCGATATCGCCGCAGATCCGCTCGAGCAAGCGCTCCGCGACGAGCAACACATCACCTTCGCGGTCCCGCAGCGCCGGCAGCTGAATCTCGACTACGCTGATGCGATAGAACAGATCTTCGCGGAAACGACCTGCCGCGACCTCGTCCCGTAGGTGCCTGTTCGTGGCGCATACCAGGCGGAAATCCACCTTCACGCTATGCTGTGCCCCGACGGGGCGCACCTCGTGATCTTCGAGCGCGCGCAGCAGCTTCGCTTGCATCTCCAGGGGCGTCTCGCCGATCTCGTCGAGGAATACGGTGCCGCCCTTGGCGGCTGCGAGGAGTCCCTCTCGGTCCCGGTCGGCGCCGGTGAAAGCGCCACGCACATGGCCGAAGAGCTCGCTCTCCAAGAGCGAGGCCGGCACCGCCGAACAGTTGATGGCGACGAACGGCGCCTGCTTGCGCGGACTGTTGAAGTGCACCGCGCGTGCGACCAGCTCCTTACCGGTGCCACTCTCGCCTTCGATGATGACGCTGGCGTTCGTGTCGATGACCCGATCCAACTTGGCGAACAGGCGCTCCATCGCGGGACTCTTGCCGACGATTTGGCCGTAGTCGTAGCGCGACTCGAGCGCCGCCTGGCGGCTCTTCACCTCGTCGGTCAGCCGATCGATTTCGCGCGCTTGACCCTCAGCCAGCTCCGCCACCCGAGCGCGTTCAGCTTCGAGTTCCTGGGTGCGTTTGAGCAGGGCGTCTGCCTGGAGTCGCAACTCGTCGTGGAGCTGTGCGTTACGCAACGCGATCGCGACTTGGTCCGCGAACGCAAGCAACAGCCCCATGTCGGCCTCATCGAAATTTGCCGGGCGGAAACGGTTGTCGAGGTAAAGAGCTCCCAGGGTGCGCTCAGGGGAACGAATCGGGACGCACACAACGCTCTTGAGCTGCATCGCGTGCACGGATTGGTTCGAGACGAAGCGGGGGTCGCTGGAAGCGTCCACGGTGAGCACCGGTTCCCCGCTCTTCACCGCCTGTTCGGCGATACTACGGCTGAACTTCAGGTGGCTGCGCCCGATGCGCTCACGGTCGACATTGCGCGCCACCACGACGCTGAACTTCTTGGCCTCGCCACCAGCCGTCGCACCCTCCGCGAGCAGCACGAAGCCGCGTTCGGCTCCCGTGAGCTCAATCGCTGAGTCGATGGCCACCGCAAGCACCTCCTGGGTCGTCACCGAGGAGTTGAGCTTGCGATTCACTGCGAGCAGGCGCTCGAGCTTGCTCGCGCGGCCTTCCACGCTGGCGTGGCGCGTTTGGGGGGCGATACGACTGCGGGAGCCGTGACCCCAGAAGGTCGAGCGTAAACCGCGCGGAAGCGACGCCGCGACGCGCTCCCAACTCTCGCGCGCAGACTCGCGCGCGCGCTGTGCGAGGGTGCTCGCTCCCGCGGCCTCCCATGCTTGGGCGAGCAGGCTCTCGGCCTCTGCGAGCATCGCGAGCTGGCCTGCCTCGCGGATGGTGGGCAGGACTTGCTCGATGCGAGTGGTTGCCGCGCGCGCGTCGCTCTGCGCCAGGCTGAGCTTCGCTTCGGAGAGATGCAGCTTGGCAAGCACATCTGGTGCGTCCAGAGGCTGGAGCAGGTCTCGCGCCTTCGCGATATGCGCTTCTGCTGGGTGGACTTCGCTGGCCCCGAGGGGCGCCTCACCCAATCCCCCGCTCCATGCGGCAAGTTCCGTCTCGGCCAGGTGCAGCTCCACCTCTGCTTGTTCGCGGCGGGTGGCTGCCTGACTGAAGCCAGTCAATGCCTCGCCAAATGCTTGCCGTGCGGCATCGAACTCGGAGCGCGCCAGCGCGAGCTCGCCTCGCAGGGTGGCCGCGGCGATTACCCAAAACTCCAGTCGTTGCTGCTTGGCGCGCGCCTCCAGTTGCTTCACGTGCAGGCTGGCGCGGTCTGTCGCCCCCACGTCCGTGTAGAGCTTCGCGAGGTTGAAAGTGAGTGCGACGGTTACGCTCACTTGTCCCAGAGCAATCCCCAGGCGCAGGCCGCGTTGATAGGAGTCCAGGGCAGCGCCGAGCTCGCCCGCTTGGTGACAGGCCACGCCGTAGTTGAGCGCGGCGTTAGCGATGTTCTCCCCCAAGCCGTGTTGTTCTGCGACCTCGAGTACCTGGCGATACTCGGTGGCGGCCTGAGCTGTACGTCCGGCGCGATAGGCGTTGAGTGCGCGGTAGGAAATTGCGCGCAGTTGGTCCTTGGGCCGCGCGCTGCGGGCGAACGCAGTAGCTGCGCGCTTTAGCATGTCATCGGCCGCGGTAGTTTCCCCAAGGTAACTCAGTGCAACGCCAAGCGTCGACTCCAAGCTGGCGACCAGCAGCGGATCTCCGTTCTTGCCGAGGGCTTCGAGTGCCTCGCGAGCCAGACGCTCGGCCTCTTGGTGTTGCCCGGCCCGCACGCGAGCACGCGTGAGGATCTCCAACGCTTGCGGCCTTAGTTCCTTGTGGGCGTCGATGAGTCGGAGGTAGCGCTCACAGCGTTTCACATTGCCCAGTTGCAGAAACGCCGCTGCCGCGCGGAGACGGAGTTCGGGGCGAGCGTCGGGGCGGATGCGTAGCAGGCGCGCGGTCATTGCGAGGGCTTCACGCGGCCGCCCTGCGCTACGCAGCAGCTGCTCCACACGTAGCAGGCTACTGGCGCCTACCTCGCGCAGCGCGCTCGGTGAGCTACCCACAAGCACCTGCGCCGCTGGCAGCCACTCGCTCGGGTTCCTGACGACATCCTGTTCGTGCTGGGACACCAGCTCCGCGGCTCTCCCCAGGTCACCGGCCTCCGCCAGGTGCTTGGCTGCCGCCGCTACCGCTCCCTGACCGGCGCTATCAACGCGCTCTAGGTTGTGCCCCGCGATCTCGCGATGGATCGCCTTTTGTATTTCCGTGGGGCAATGTTTTAGGGCGAGTGCCGCAAAGCCATGCAGTGGCTCGTAGTTACTACCCCGCCGGGTCAGCAACCCTGCGCGGACGAGTTCTGACAGCGCTCGGGGGTCGAGGTTGCCCGCATCTTCTGGGGCGAGGGACGCCAGTGCGAGGGTTCGCAGCTGCTCGGGCGATAAGCCTCGGAAGCGGTCTTCGGCCTGACTCCCCAAGAGGTCCAAATCGCCTCGAGCGAGATCGTCTTCCGTCAGCGCACCACTTGCGAGCAGGCTGACCAGGGTCTCGAGTTGAGCGGGCAAGCCGGCGGTCAGCTGTATCGCGCGCTCCACTCGAGAGCGTGGCAGCTGATCTTTGAGCCAGCTGAACACAGCGCGCGATGGAAGCGCGCCGAGTGTGAGTTCCTCGAAGCTAGGCTCGTGGTCGACCTTGTTGATTGGGGAGTTCTCGACGCTGACCACGCCAAGGGCTGCCGTCGGCTCCAGGCTTCGGCACAGCGCCAGCCATGCCTGCCGATCGGATGGCGCGAGGCGGCTGGCGTCGTCCATCAACAGCAGGAGTGGTGCGTCTGCGTTGGAGAGCGACTCGACGCGCCCCAGCACTTCCGCCAGCGTGTGCGGCGGTGGTCGGCGGCTTGCGATCCCCAACAGCTCAAAAACCGCTCCGGGCCTGCTGCCGGAGGTGTCGAGCACTTGCACTCGTTGCCCTGCGATCCACTTGAACTCTCGGAGCAATCGCGAGCGCCCACTCCCAGGCGGGCCAGAGAGCACCAGGTTCCGCGTCTTCGCTCCTCCGCTCACGAGCTGCTCTAGCCAGTGCTCTAGAAACGAGAGCTCTCGCTCGCGGCCTAGCAGCGTTTTGGGGACGAGCAGCGGGTGAGGGGCCAGCGACTGACGTCCAAGGGCTTCGAGCAGTTCAGCTGCGTCCCCAGGGCGCGTGCGCGGGTCCGAGCGCGTCAACCGCTCGGCGAGCTTGCGCATCTCTTCAGGTAGCGCTTCCCCTCGGAGTTCCGCCAGATCCCTCAAGCTGATGCCAACCGCGTAGAAGTCGGCGCGATGGTCGGCGCGCCCTCGGGCGAACTCAGGTGCCAAGTAGCCTGGGGTGCCTGAAACTTCGCTGAGGGTCTCGCCGAGAAGCGATGTGCAGCTCAGGTCGATTAGAACGCCGCGGCCTTCCGGGGTGACCAAGATGTTCCCGGGCTTGAAGTCGCCATGACGTATCCCTGCGGAATGAAGCTGGTGGAGGGCAGCTACCGCATCCGCCA from the Polyangiaceae bacterium genome contains:
- a CDS encoding HAMP domain-containing protein; this translates as MLPDGNGESAQSSSSSTRATGFGVREWLTNKLGRIWLRLLLINVTVVLVPVAGLEFARIYERQLLSALERDMNDQAALTRALLEEDLRNSIELGDARHRAILETAAKRTRTRVRILDAEGVVLIDSHRDGPPEGPEPEPPHWVDVSTREQGYRVLRSGAKTTWPDIPERSEVVAARKGKDAAQTRLAHRPQAVFLFATTPVMSPATPDEVAGVVYVTRSTRPVLLELYRIRAGLFKVLTVALVLSTGITLLLAFSISRPLSRLSRAAKRIAAGERGVALPVGGSGEIRELSHSFRTMTEELDSRLNYISEFAADVAHEFKSPLTSIRGAAELLAEGAHEDPDARERFLNNILLDTQRLDRLVSRLLLLSRIESRVEGMTLVDLHSLLERVCKRLNAHEADDSSTHKVELYFQARHTWVRGREEDLETAFTNLIENAQRYSPKDQPVIVTAHEFPRGIVVSVADQGPGVPEARRDKIFERFYTTEAEQGGTGLGLAIVDTVARAHGGKVTLESEVGQGARFSVWLPRENKASGSR
- a CDS encoding response regulator transcription factor; protein product: MSSKHILVVDDEARIREVVQYALSREGFRVSVAEDGQRALELAERDPPELVVLDVMLPEIDGLEVCRQLKRRSRVPVLFLSARGEEVDRIVGLELGGDDYLTKPFSPRELVARVRAVLRRFEDALAMAKQMASEAPRSQEASADAEATERSENRGTKVEHAHIAIDFERHEVRFAGARVDLTPTEFGVLAALLERPGIVLSRAQLMDRGYADSALVTERTIDTHIRRIRKKFKELGFDPITTVHGVGYKAAEA
- a CDS encoding pyridoxal phosphate-dependent aminotransferase, with the translated sequence MTRPSFSTRVSGEASPSSWALAVAEAQAHGGIRLDLTLSNPTRAGIEFPERLLQGLSDPRGNMYVPRALGEHATRRSVADLYNARGFAVRAEDVVLTASTSEAYAFLFKLFCDPGDRVLAPTPSYPLFEHLARLESVELEPYELTYDGDWHLAANALPSHSECVSMRIKLALAVSPNNPTGSCLSHEELARLAASAGVVVSDEVFASYPLTDQLLPSALDCDPSVPRVVLGGLSKELALPQLKLGWMILGGPEDFREATRQRLELICDTFLSVNTPVQLALNELIRAATPIRASIAERVQQNYASIRQALQSTSASLLRATGGWYACVRLPGTRDDEDWAMRLLQRGVLVQPGYFYDLGFPASIVLSLLTEPQDLDQGVRELCEALADV
- a CDS encoding sigma 54-interacting transcriptional regulator, yielding MDPRYETQQSLSKGDIAEAWLAIDRLSGAEVVLKQVRRADHVDVLRREFEALRGLAHPNLVEVLDFVFSPQSERLPCLVTRFVPGVSLVEFARSAPLSESLAVVADAVAALHQLHSAGIRHGDFKPGNILVTPEGRGVLIDLSCTSLLGETLSEVSGTPGYLAPEFARGRADHRADFYAVGISLRDLAELRGEALPEEMRKLAERLTRSDPRTRPGDAAELLEALGRQSLAPHPLLVPKTLLGRERELSFLEHWLEQLVSGGAKTRNLVLSGPPGSGRSRLLREFKWIAGQRVQVLDTSGSRPGAVFELLGIASRRPPPHTLAEVLGRVESLSNADAPLLLLMDDASRLAPSDRQAWLALCRSLEPTAALGVVSVENSPINKVDHEPSFEELTLGALPSRAVFSWLKDQLPRSRVERAIQLTAGLPAQLETLVSLLASGALTEDDLARGDLDLLGSQAEDRFRGLSPEQLRTLALASLAPEDAGNLDPRALSELVRAGLLTRRGSNYEPLHGFAALALKHCPTEIQKAIHREIAGHNLERVDSAGQGAVAAAAKHLAEAGDLGRAAELVSQHEQDVVRNPSEWLPAAQVLVGSSPSALREVGASSLLRVEQLLRSAGRPREALAMTARLLRIRPDARPELRLRAAAAFLQLGNVKRCERYLRLIDAHKELRPQALEILTRARVRAGQHQEAERLAREALEALGKNGDPLLVASLESTLGVALSYLGETTAADDMLKRAATAFARSARPKDQLRAISYRALNAYRAGRTAQAATEYRQVLEVAEQHGLGENIANAALNYGVACHQAGELGAALDSYQRGLRLGIALGQVSVTVALTFNLAKLYTDVGATDRASLHVKQLEARAKQQRLEFWVIAAATLRGELALARSEFDAARQAFGEALTGFSQAATRREQAEVELHLAETELAAWSGGLGEAPLGASEVHPAEAHIAKARDLLQPLDAPDVLAKLHLSEAKLSLAQSDARAATTRIEQVLPTIREAGQLAMLAEAESLLAQAWEAAGASTLAQRARESARESWERVAASLPRGLRSTFWGHGSRSRIAPQTRHASVEGRASKLERLLAVNRKLNSSVTTQEVLAVAIDSAIELTGAERGFVLLAEGATAGGEAKKFSVVVARNVDRERIGRSHLKFSRSIAEQAVKSGEPVLTVDASSDPRFVSNQSVHAMQLKSVVCVPIRSPERTLGALYLDNRFRPANFDEADMGLLLAFADQVAIALRNAQLHDELRLQADALLKRTQELEAERARVAELAEGQAREIDRLTDEVKSRQAALESRYDYGQIVGKSPAMERLFAKLDRVIDTNASVIIEGESGTGKELVARAVHFNSPRKQAPFVAINCSAVPASLLESELFGHVRGAFTGADRDREGLLAAAKGGTVFLDEIGETPLEMQAKLLRALEDHEVRPVGAQHSVKVDFRLVCATNRHLRDEVAAGRFREDLFYRISVVEIQLPALRDREGDVLLVAERLLERICGDIDREPPALGKDAVKALLGYSWPGNVRELENVLTNAVLLGAGDQLRAADLHLPGGKKSERKAKSRREFEATEVDRISEALAQHRWNVSAVSRALKIPRATLYRKLKRYGLTPSAG